The uncultured Mailhella sp. genome segment GCTGCCCTTGGCCGTGGCGGCGTCGGCAGCAGCGGCATGGCCGGCTCTCCAGCCCATCCAGGCGGCAAGACCGAGACCGCAGCCCGCGTTGCCTACCATGTCGCCGGCGGCGTAGAGGCCGGGAACGGTAGTCCGGCCGTTCTTGTCCACGTCAAGTCCGCGCCCGTGCAGAATGGGTTCGAAGCGGGTGAATTCCACGGCATGCTTGGCGGGATCTATGCCCTTATCGTCCATGTAGCCGATAAGCGCGGACAGTCCTTCGTCGAACATGGCCTTGCGCATGTAGGCCAGTGTTTCGGGCGTGTTTTCCGAACAGTCGAGATAGGCGGGGCCGCGACCGTTATGCATGACATCGAGGAAGGCGGAGTTCCAGATATCGGAGGTCACGTCGCCGTACTCAGGATCGGGTTTGGTCACGAAGGGACCGAGAGGTTTGCCGTCCGGATAGCGGTATACACCTATCCATGTGGCCTTGCCTGCACGCTGAATATACTTGGTACCGGCATGCGTGTAGGGGATTTCCATGTTCACCATGCTGGCGCCGATACGCCATCCGAGAGCCTGACCTCCGGCATTGTTGGGGCAATGGGCAGTGTTGAACATATAATTGGGCGTGGTGCCGTTCACATACAGGCGGTGAGTCAGACCGGTGGACAGAATGACGCACGGAGCACTGACCAGCACAAAGGAGGGGGCAGGTGTGCTGGTATCAATAGCGAGAGCACCGCATACCCGGCCGTTTTCCTTGGCGAGTTCCACAACAGGATGGTGATTGAGCACCGTAACGCCGTGTTTCTTCATCTGTTCGACGAGCACGGACTTCTGCTTGCGGCCGTCGAATTTCAGGAAGGCGCGGGGTTTGCCGGGCAGGGCGTGCCCCTGGAAGTTCCAGCGGCCGAGAGGACGCATGTTGATGCCCCATTCCTCCCACTTCTTCACGATGTCGAAGCTTTCCAGAAGATGCAGGCGCATAAGCTCCACGTCCTTGGCCTGGCCGACAAGGCTTCCCAAGAGTTCCTTAAGAACAGGTTCGACGTCATCACCATGAACTTCAGGGCAGTAGCAGGTGAAATGGTCGTTGCCCGTGGCTCCAGAGCCGGATCGCTTCACATTGCATTTTTCGAGAACCACGACTCTCTTGGCCCCGGCTTCCGCCGCAGCTATGGCCGCCATGGGGCCGCCAATGCCTCCGCCTACGATGACCACATCGGCTTCAATGGTTTTGGAAACAGGAATCATGATTTCGCCTCCTGGGGGTTAAGGGCGTCGGCATTGATGTGAAGGAGAGTGAAGGCAAGAGGGATGCGGAGCTGTATGGCCCCCTTGGGGCAGTCGATCACGCAGGAATCGCAGTGCCAGCATTCATCGGGGAACTTTACCTGAGGAGTTTTGTCCTTGGTGCGGTCGAAGACAAAAATATTTGAGTTGCATATGTCGGCACAGGTGCCGCAGCCTACGCATTTATCGGGATCAATGATGGGGGGCATGAGCGTACTCCTTTTGAGAAAAGGGGCTGCCTTGCGGCAGCTCCGATAAAATCAGTTCCAGCACTGACGCCATTCCTTGTGAACAACGCCGTTTTCCTGCCATACATCCAGGAATTTGTCGGAAAGCAGGGGGTTGGTGAACGTGTAATCGGAACGCATGTGCATGCCGCGTGTTTCCTTGCGTTCCAGTGCCGCGTGCATGATGATTTCGCCGTTGTCCATGAGATCGAGCGTTTCGATGGCCCGCATGAGACTGTGGGCGTCGGGCACGGATATTTCTTCAATGGCGTTCTTGCGCAGGTCGGCCATGTACTTCAGACCGGCGGCAAGAAGCGTTTCGGAGCGCAGACGGTGCGGGCCTGCGGCGGCGTAGGAGTCCATGATCTGCTGAACGGCAAGGTTGGCTTCCTTCCATGCGGCGCCGCCCTCGCGCTCCATAAAGCTGCTGTAGAGCGCAGCGCGTTCCGCAACCCAAGGAGACTTTTCAGCATCCTTAAGTTCGCTCGCGGCAGCAGTAGAACCGGCGTGGCGTCCGGCGATCCAGCCGTAAACGGCAGCACCTGCGATATCGGCACGGAAGTTACCAACCATATCACCGGCAGCATAAAGACCGGGAATAGAGGTCTGGCCGTCGATGTCGATTTCAAGGCCGCGGCCGATAATGTGAGGTTCGTACTGCATGAATTCCACGGCGTGCTTGGACACGTCGAGTCCGGTGCGGTCCATGTAGTCCACCAGCGTGGTCAGGCCTTCGCTGATCATGCCTTCGCGCATGAAGGCGAGGTCATCGGGCTTCGTCTGGGAACAGTCGATGTAGGCAGGGCCGCTGCCGTTCAGGAGCACATCGGTATATGCGGAGTTCCATACGTCGCAGGTGATGTCGCCGACATAGCGCGTAGCTCTGTCTACGAAGGGGCCAAGCAGTTTGCCGTTGGGATACTTGTATACACCGATCCAGGTGGACTTGCCGGCACGGGCGAAGAACTTGGGGCCGGCGTGTCTGTTGGGCATTTCCATGTTTACGAGCTTGGCACCGATACGCCAGGACTGAGCCTGGGCTGCACCTGCGCAGGCAGGGCAGAATGCCGTATTGAAGGGCCAGCCGGGAGTACCGGCAGCAGGATACAGACGGTTCGCGGTACCGGTGGCAAGAACAACCTTCTTGGCACGAATGACGGTGAAGCTGGGGATATCTCTGGAAACATCCAGCGCAAGAGCACCTGCTATTTCACCGTCGACTTTGATAAGCTCGACGACAGGCATGTGGTTGACAATGTCCACGCCTTCCTTCCTGGCCTGGCGGGTCAGAACCTGCTTCTGATTATGACCGTCGTACTTCAGCCAGATACGGGGACGATCGGGATAGGCGTGTCCCATAAACTCATAGTCGTCGCTGAAGGGCTTCATATTGATGCCCCATTCATACCAACGGTTCACCATGGGAAGGGATTCTTCCAGAAAACGCAAAGACAGCTTTTCATCATGGAAAGCACCCACCATGCTCTGACGCAGTTCCTTGAGAATGACTTTTATATCGTCGCCGTGCGCTTTCGGATAGTAGCAGGCAAAATGATCGTTACCAGTGGCGCCCGAACCGGAACGACGTGTATCGGCCTTTTCGGCCACCAGAGTTTTGGCGCCGGACTGCGCAGACGCTATGGCCGCGCAAAGTCCACCTATGCCGCCGCCGATAACCAGAACATCAGTAGAAATGGGAGCATTGAATTCAAGCATGGCGGTCTCCTAAGCGTGAAGGGTATCTGCATCAACATGCAGAACCATGTAGTTAAGGGGCAGACGCAGTTCAACGGCCTTGGACGGGCAGTCCAGCACGCAGGCGTTGCAGTGCCAGCATTCTTCCGGGTAAGCCACGCGGGGTACCTGCCCTTTTTCGTGCTTGAATATGTTCATGGGGCAGATGGTTGCGCACATGCCGCAGTGGGTGCAGCGGTCAGCATGGATGACGGGAGGCATAGGAAACTCCTTGATGCGGTTGGCCTACATGAGGCTGGGGATAAAGAGGGAAATCTGAGGGAAGGCGATAATGAGCGCGAGGCAGATGAACAGAGCAAGCACGAAGGGGATGGCCGCCTTGAAGATCAACCCGAGGGGAACGTCCGCCACGCCTTTCATGACGAACAGGTTAATGCCGGCCATCTGTCCGCGCAGTACGCAGGTTCTTTTATCAGCGTTATTTCATTTCGCTTACAGGAAATAAAACCTGAATTTTTTAAGACAGATAACGCAGTTGCAACAGTTACACGGTGCATTCCAAGAGCGTCAGCTATGGTTTGCTGTGACGTTTTTATACATTTTGTGTCATCTTTTTCTTTTATATGTTCTATTTGATCAATTATATAGTGTAGTACCCGCTCTTCCGGCTTATGTATCAATAATGAAACAAGCTCTCCTGTCATGCACCTGATTTTCTGAGCTTGAGCATTGATAAAAAGAGTACGAAATTCAGGCGAAGTATCGATAAGATTCCTCGCAGTACGCAGGGGAATTTTTATATATGTAGTTGGAACTTCTGCAACGACTCTGAATATTGTTGGAAAATTATCGTACAAATGCGCTTCACCATAAAACATATTTCTAATAATAAACATACATTTCTTTTCTTTACCATCGGAAGACATCGCATTTAATGATAGTTTGCCATTTATAATATAGTAAATACATTTAAGAATATCTCCGGTGTTTGCCAACTGATTCCCAGCCATAATGCTTTCCCGTTCTCCCATTTTTAAAATAAAATCAGGAAATACTATATCATCCTGATGTATAAAATAAGAGAAATTGAAATCTACCGGCATAGTGATCTCCGTATAGTTGAAAGACTCCGGACTTTATTATCATGCTAAATTAAAGTCCGGAGCCACGTCAATTATGCTAGGTATTTCATCGGTGCACCAAGCGTGGCAGGCAGAGGCAGCCTGAATGAAATGGCGCTGCTGGGGCAGTCAAGCATACAGGAGGAGCAGTGAATGCACTCGTCAGGATACTTGACATACGGCTTGCCATCCTTCATGGCAAGCACGTCGCCGGGGCAGATGTTGACGCAGGTACCGCAGCCTGTGCATTTACCGCAATGGTAGCATTCCATAGCCTGCTCTTCCAGAGAATCCAGAGGAGCCAGTCGATCTCTGAAGGTAAGCTGGTCATTGTAGAAGGTCTTATTCTTCAGATCTTCATAGTGAACGGTGGTGACAGGCTTGGCATCCTCAGGAAAATCCAAGGGCATACGCTTGCGCTCTACTCCATCAGCAAGGATACGAATCCATGCAATGTCCTTGAGCTGGCATCCATGCAGACGACAGTCCACTTCGCAGGCCGCGAGTCGGACTTCCTGAACCCAGGCCACGGTGTTGTTCTTCTTTTGAGGGATAACACAGACTTTCTGGCACGCAATAGATTCGGCTTCATTTTCCACCATAATGATATCGTACTGACACTCAATGGTCGATATCTCAGGAGTCTCGGGGCAAAAAGCTACACCGTGGTCGGCCAGGTACTGCTTTACGCCTCGTTCAGGCAATCCAGATCCGCCATCAACAGAAGCATCCCCCATAACCGTAATAGTATGTCCGAGACGATACAGGAAATACGCCATGGTAAGAGCTTCGACATTTGTACCTATGACGGCAACCGTATAGCCTGTAGGTTCTCCACAGGGAGGATTTGCATCGGGAAGACAGGAGGCTGCCAACTGAGCCAGACGGGCAATGGGAACAGGCTTGGAAGTATGCTGTCTTTTATTACAGGCCGATTCGCAGGGCTTTGCGCAGCTTTCACACATAGAACCGGGGAACGGGGTAATATCCAGAAGGACAGCCAGGGCTTCTTCCTTCCTGTCGTCAGCCAGAAGTTTATTCATCAGAGAAATAGGCGTTCCGGCAGGACAGGCTGCCTGACAGGGCGGACGACGAAGCGTCATCGCAGGGTGGATATACAGATATGCAGAGGTATCCTCATAGCTAAACTTGGGAGGCATGATATTTCTCCTTATGTAAAAAGTATTGGCAGCAAAGCCTAGTCGTCCAGCGTATGGGGAGCACGCCAGCGGAAGTTAGGCTTCCCGTCAGCAATGGAATAAAGAAGGAACTTGGCCATGTCCGGATTTTCAGTGTCATAATCTACACGCTTGAAGGGATCGTATCTATCCAAACGGGTTTCCTTTCTTTCCTTCGAGGTCCTGAGAGCTGCTTCAGCGATATCCATAAGGTTGAAGGCCTCAAGGCAACGACCAAGCTCATGCTGATTCGCCGCCGCCAGAGTGAGTTCAGCGCGACGACGTACACGGGCAAGCTGTTCGAGGCCAGCGTCGAGAAGGTCCTCATATTTATATTCGCAGCAGTAATGTGACATGATGTCCTGACATGCGCCGGAAGCCTCCTGCCAGCTTGCTCCCTGCGTTCTTTCTCTCATGCAGGTCAGTCTGTCCTTCTGGAATGCAATAAGATCACTGAATATGGACATGTCGGCATTGTCTTCATTCTTGGCAAGAATAGCAGCGTGTTCGCCGACGAGCTTACCAAAGACGTAAGAGCCGGGAGAAACGGAGCGCTTCATGCTGCCGACCACTTCACCGCCCGCAGCAAGCAGACCGGGAATATTAGTTTCGCCCTGAACGGTGGGAGCATAGCCGCCGGTGATTTCAGGCTCGTAGGCAGAGTACTCAATACGGGTCTTCATGGGGTCAAGGCCACATTCCTTGAACTGCTGGAGCAAAATCTGGTTTCCTTCATTGGAAAGAGCCCAGCACATGTAATCAAAGTCTTCCTTGGAAGTATTGAGACAGCTCATGTACATGGGGCCACGGCCTGCCCGGTATGCATTGATGATATCACCATAGGACTCAACGGCGGAGTCGATCTGCGTACGGGTACTGGTGGCTTTCTTGCCAGAGAGAGCGTTACCAGCGGAGTCTTCCACGACACCAATCCAAGTACCGCGGCCAGGCTTACAGAAGTGATGCAGACCGGCCCAGCGGGTGAAAAATTCCATACGTACGACTTCGGCACCCGCACGGATACCCATGGCAATGCCGTCACCCGTACCGAACGGATGCCGCTGACGGTTGAAGTCAAGACAAGTCGCCGCAGGGAATACTCTTGAAATGCCGCCGGTAGCAATGACGACAATCTTTGCCGAAATTACGTAGATAACCGGTTCGCGTAAACCTATGCCCCAGGCTCCGACAACCTTGCCGTTGTCTTTGAGCAGGTCAACGATCATGACTCGGTTGAGAATGTCGGTGCCGCATTCTCTGGCCTTCTTTTCAAACATGACCTTCTGATCCCGCCCGGCCCAGTGCATAAAGCTGGGAACACGGTGGATTTTCTTAACAAAGCGGTACGTTCCATCCGTTTTGAACGGGAATCCCCAGCTTTCAAGCTCCTTGATGCGGTCGCCGATATTTTCCGCAATGGTAAGGATCATATCCTGATCCTGCATAGGACCAAGTTTCGCAATATGATCTTCCACCAGCTGACGCGGAGTGAATCCCAGTGGATCATGAAATTCGGGCAGATAGCACCATGTATGGTCAACGCCTGATGTAGCATTACCACTACGTCGTACATGACCCTTATCAACAAGAATGACAGAAGGGCCGAGTTCTCGTGCCCTGATGGCAGCGGAACAACCGGCAAGCCCTCCACCAATCACAAGGACATCAGTGTGCATGCTTCTTGTACTGAACATAGAATTTTTCATTGTGACCTCCTAAGTTGAGGTTGAACATAAAACTACGCGCCCCATGCAGGAAGCAAAACAGGGCCGAGGTAATAGCAGAGAAGGAAGGAAATGATGGAAATCGAGATGGTGGTTATGAGGCCTGTGATAAGGAAGTCTCTGGAGTGGACATATTCTCCGCCGCCTACCATTGCAGCAGCCACTGTCAGAGAGGAGAAGGGGAAGCATGTAGCGATGTTGCAGGCAAAACCGACAGAAAGACAAGCGGCTATGGGATGGAATCCGTAACCGATGGCCAAGTTAGCCATGATGGGGATAAGAAGAGCAGCCAGAGCAAGGTTCGTCACAACCTGAGAAGCCAGCCCGGTAATGACAACAAAGATGAACCACACCCAAGCTCCGGACAGATCACCGGCAAGAACCTGTATTTGGTTTGCAGCCCATTTATCCAATCCGCCCATGAGAAGAACGTTACCAAAGGAAAGAGTACCGATCTGAATGACCAGAATACCCCAGCCGATGTGCTTCAGAGCCTGCTCCCAGTTCATGGAAAAGATAATCTTACCGCTTTTTTCATCCTTACGAAGCGGAATAAGAAAAGTCATCGCCCCCATAAACACGGCAACAACCGGGGCTGAAAGCATTTTGACGCCAGCCTTCCAGCCGATGAGATTGGCAAGCTGGGGGCCGAAGCACCAGAGGATGAAAGCGAATACCATAACGAAGATGGCGATATGCTCGTACCTAGTTATCGGACCGAGATCCTCAAGCTTCTTGCGCAGATATTCTTCAGGCACAGGAAGATTGGCCTCTTTACCTTTTAAAGGCAGTGCAAAACCGGAAATGAAGAAAATGACGAAAAGCGCGATCAGAACAAGTGGAATACCAAGAGCAGACCATTCCCAGAAGGTTATAGAATACTGCAAAGAGGTCGCGATGAGCGCGATAACAACCATGTTCGGAGCACCGCCGATAGGCGTTGCTGCGCCGCCGACCGCAGGCGCGATTGCGGAGAACACGCATAGGGAGCGCATTAGATTGGACTTTTTGTCCAGTTGGCAGGCACGTCCGATCATAACAGCGATGGAGACAAAGAGAATAGCCAAGGGTACGTTCGGAGCAATGGCTGACATAAGTCCGACGCCAAAAATGAAAACAAACAGAAGCCGTTTTGAACTCCCTTTGACAAATGGAAAATTAAAGCACCAGTAGGCATATCTCTCGATGAAGTTGCTCTCTTTCCACAGACCGACGATAATGGTCGCGCCGAAAATAAGCATCATCGAAGGGTCACCGAGAACAGAAAACACTTTGGCAGGAGTGAGGACTCCGAGGAAGCCAAAAATGGGGATACTCATGATGGATGTAACAGGCATGGAGAAAATGTCCGTCAGCCACCACAACATCAGCCATACGCAGCCGGCAAGACAGGTCATGCCCTGTGGAGCCATACCGTCCATCGGCGGAAGATCCTTGATAAACACACATGCGATAGGTCCTGACAGAAAACAGAGAAGCTGTTTGACAGAGGGAGAAATCCGTACGGCCATAAAAGTCCTCCTGGTGTGAGAGACGATTTTCGTGGTGCCTCATGCTTGGATCTTTGATCTAAAAAATACAAAAGGCTGAAATCGCCAACGATTAAGATCTGATTATCTGAAACGTACGTGAAAAATATATTTTTTTCTGTCAGATTAACTACATTCAGCTAAAAATTTCTCTTTTTTTGAGACAAAATGTCTTTCCCTGAAAATATTTTTAATTTTAATTAGGTTCAGGACTCATTAAATATAAAAGATGACAATGGCAGCGAGACAAATGGCCGAAAAGAACGTGTGTGCACAACGGTCATAACGCATGGCTATTCTGCGCCAATCCTTGAGTCGGCCGAACATGATTTCTATCTTGTGCCGCTGCTTATAAACCTCCTTGTCATAGACCACCGGAGTTTTTCGGCTGTGTCTGCCAGGAATACACGGCGTGATTCCTTTACGGGACAAGGCATGACGAAACCAGTCGGCATCATAGCCTCTATCCGCCAGAAGCTCCCTGGCCTGCGGCAGAGTATCAAGCAGGACAGCAGCGCCTTTGTAGTCGCTCACCTGACCGCCGGACAGATGGAAGGCCAACGGTTGACCGAAGGCATTGCAGACAGCGTGGAGTTTTGAATTCAGGCCGCCTTTTGTGCGTCCGATACATCGGGAAAGGCCCCTTTTTTCAGCAAACTTGCTGCTGTCCTGTGTGCCTTGAGATGTGTGGTATCAATCATCAAGCGTGTTGTGGAGCCGTTTTGTTCAACAAGCTCCGCAAAAATCCTGTTAAAGACACCCAATCGGCTCCAGCGGATAAAACGATTGTAGAGAGTTTTGTATGGTCCATACTCGCGCGGGGCATCTTTCCATTGCAGGCCGTGCTTGATGACATAGATAATGCCGCTGACGACACGCCTGTCATCGACTCTCGGAATGCCGTGGGAACGAGGAAAGTAGCGTTTGATACGAGCAATCTGTTCATGAGAAAGATAAAAAAGTTCCTTCACGGCATCCTCCCTATGCCGACAATAAGAACTTTTTACCCTTTTGGCAATTAATGAGTCCTGAGCCTAAGGTCATGATGGCACCGTCGGCAACATCAAGCCCCATATTTCCGCTGTTGTTGATGATATCACCGAAAATTTTAGCTTCATCACTGACGGAAATGGTAGCGGTACCTGCATCGGCAATGACGTTGCCGTTGATTGTTCCACCGTTCAGCTCGATCTTCAGGTTCTCCGTCGTTCCGCCGGTCGCTTCCTTGTAGATGGCATTCCCCTGGTATCCCGCAATATTACCACCGTTGATGAAGATGGTGGCGTTTTCTACCTGGGAATTATGAGAGCCATTGGTAATGATATTATGAACAGTGGCACCGTCTCCGACCGTAATGGTCACGTTCTCTACAGTGTCGTTGTCACCGCCCGCAAAGATGGTTTCAACCTCGCTGTTTCCCGAGACGGTGATGGTGGACGTTCCGACATGACCGCTGTCACTGCCGCCGTATACGGTAACGTCAGAAGCGTCTGTATTATTAATGGTGATGGTAGATTCATTTGTGATGGAGGTACCGTTAATCGTTCCATCTTCTTCGGCCACCGCCACACCTCCAGCCCAGATCAGCGTATTCCCTACCTTAGCTCCGTCAATGCTGATAGCGGATTTCTCTACAATGGATGTGCCACCGTTGGCAGCTATGCCGCCGCCACGGATGGGGCAGGGCTCTTCTTCTCCTTCTTCCATAAGACCGGTGAAGGAACCTCCATTAATGGAAATGGAGGCATCCTTAACCGTAGCTGTCACATCTTTACCGAAGGCAAGGCTGCCGGCATTGAGCTCGCCTGTAAAGGGTTTGTTAGTCAGGGAAATCGAGGTGGTATCAAGAGTGCTGTCGTCAGAAGTGACTTTGCTGCCCGCAGCATATTTTCCACTGTCAGGGTCTACTGTTGCGGCCCCGTCCTTAAAAATGACTCCATCCGTCAGGTCGCTTAAATCAACGGCATTCGCGCAGGACGTTCCTCCCATGACCAGCATGGACGCAACGGCCAGCGAACCAAATACATTGATCAGCGTGCATTTTTTCAAAACTGCCCTATACCTGTTGATAAGGTTTCCTATGGCACCTTTGGTAAGCATTCCGACTCCTCCTGAATACTTATAATACTTTGAA includes the following:
- a CDS encoding ferredoxin family protein, coding for MPPVIHADRCTHCGMCATICPMNIFKHEKGQVPRVAYPEECWHCNACVLDCPSKAVELRLPLNYMVLHVDADTLHA
- a CDS encoding FAD-binding protein, which produces MIPVSKTIEADVVIVGGGIGGPMAAIAAAEAGAKRVVVLEKCNVKRSGSGATGNDHFTCYCPEVHGDDVEPVLKELLGSLVGQAKDVELMRLHLLESFDIVKKWEEWGINMRPLGRWNFQGHALPGKPRAFLKFDGRKQKSVLVEQMKKHGVTVLNHHPVVELAKENGRVCGALAIDTSTPAPSFVLVSAPCVILSTGLTHRLYVNGTTPNYMFNTAHCPNNAGGQALGWRIGASMVNMEIPYTHAGTKYIQRAGKATWIGVYRYPDGKPLGPFVTKPDPEYGDVTSDIWNSAFLDVMHNGRGPAYLDCSENTPETLAYMRKAMFDEGLSALIGYMDDKGIDPAKHAVEFTRFEPILHGRGLDVDKNGRTTVPGLYAAGDMVGNAGCGLGLAAWMGWRAGHAAAADAATAKGSADLASNPAIQAKMELLSSFMDRKIGADWQEANIALTQIMSDYANVGPYHVRSESLLKAGLGYLAQLREETNAGMKASCSHTLMRAAEVLDLFDCAECIMRSALERKETRGNHKRSDFTFTNPLLADKMIDVTKMDDGSIKTSWRDRG
- a CDS encoding 4Fe-4S dicluster domain-containing protein, which encodes MPPKFSYEDTSAYLYIHPAMTLRRPPCQAACPAGTPISLMNKLLADDRKEEALAVLLDITPFPGSMCESCAKPCESACNKRQHTSKPVPIARLAQLAASCLPDANPPCGEPTGYTVAVIGTNVEALTMAYFLYRLGHTITVMGDASVDGGSGLPERGVKQYLADHGVAFCPETPEISTIECQYDIIMVENEAESIACQKVCVIPQKKNNTVAWVQEVRLAACEVDCRLHGCQLKDIAWIRILADGVERKRMPLDFPEDAKPVTTVHYEDLKNKTFYNDQLTFRDRLAPLDSLEEQAMECYHCGKCTGCGTCVNICPGDVLAMKDGKPYVKYPDECIHCSSCMLDCPSSAISFRLPLPATLGAPMKYLA
- a CDS encoding SLC13 family permease gives rise to the protein MAVRISPSVKQLLCFLSGPIACVFIKDLPPMDGMAPQGMTCLAGCVWLMLWWLTDIFSMPVTSIMSIPIFGFLGVLTPAKVFSVLGDPSMMLIFGATIIVGLWKESNFIERYAYWCFNFPFVKGSSKRLLFVFIFGVGLMSAIAPNVPLAILFVSIAVMIGRACQLDKKSNLMRSLCVFSAIAPAVGGAATPIGGAPNMVVIALIATSLQYSITFWEWSALGIPLVLIALFVIFFISGFALPLKGKEANLPVPEEYLRKKLEDLGPITRYEHIAIFVMVFAFILWCFGPQLANLIGWKAGVKMLSAPVVAVFMGAMTFLIPLRKDEKSGKIIFSMNWEQALKHIGWGILVIQIGTLSFGNVLLMGGLDKWAANQIQVLAGDLSGAWVWFIFVVITGLASQVVTNLALAALLIPIMANLAIGYGFHPIAACLSVGFACNIATCFPFSSLTVAAAMVGGGEYVHSRDFLITGLITTISISIISFLLCYYLGPVLLPAWGA
- a CDS encoding FAD-dependent oxidoreductase, whose product is MLEFNAPISTDVLVIGGGIGGLCAAIASAQSGAKTLVAEKADTRRSGSGATGNDHFACYYPKAHGDDIKVILKELRQSMVGAFHDEKLSLRFLEESLPMVNRWYEWGINMKPFSDDYEFMGHAYPDRPRIWLKYDGHNQKQVLTRQARKEGVDIVNHMPVVELIKVDGEIAGALALDVSRDIPSFTVIRAKKVVLATGTANRLYPAAGTPGWPFNTAFCPACAGAAQAQSWRIGAKLVNMEMPNRHAGPKFFARAGKSTWIGVYKYPNGKLLGPFVDRATRYVGDITCDVWNSAYTDVLLNGSGPAYIDCSQTKPDDLAFMREGMISEGLTTLVDYMDRTGLDVSKHAVEFMQYEPHIIGRGLEIDIDGQTSIPGLYAAGDMVGNFRADIAGAAVYGWIAGRHAGSTAAASELKDAEKSPWVAERAALYSSFMEREGGAAWKEANLAVQQIMDSYAAAGPHRLRSETLLAAGLKYMADLRKNAIEEISVPDAHSLMRAIETLDLMDNGEIIMHAALERKETRGMHMRSDYTFTNPLLSDKFLDVWQENGVVHKEWRQCWN
- a CDS encoding Crp/Fnr family transcriptional regulator produces the protein MPVDFNFSYFIHQDDIVFPDFILKMGERESIMAGNQLANTGDILKCIYYIINGKLSLNAMSSDGKEKKCMFIIRNMFYGEAHLYDNFPTIFRVVAEVPTTYIKIPLRTARNLIDTSPEFRTLFINAQAQKIRCMTGELVSLLIHKPEERVLHYIIDQIEHIKEKDDTKCIKTSQQTIADALGMHRVTVATALSVLKNSGFISCKRNEITLIKEPAYCADRWPALTCSS
- a CDS encoding TRAP transporter large permease subunit; protein product: MAGINLFVMKGVADVPLGLIFKAAIPFVLALFICLALIIAFPQISLFIPSLM
- a CDS encoding ferredoxin family protein, which produces MPPIIDPDKCVGCGTCADICNSNIFVFDRTKDKTPQVKFPDECWHCDSCVIDCPKGAIQLRIPLAFTLLHINADALNPQEAKS
- a CDS encoding FAD-dependent oxidoreductase, producing the protein MKNSMFSTRSMHTDVLVIGGGLAGCSAAIRARELGPSVILVDKGHVRRSGNATSGVDHTWCYLPEFHDPLGFTPRQLVEDHIAKLGPMQDQDMILTIAENIGDRIKELESWGFPFKTDGTYRFVKKIHRVPSFMHWAGRDQKVMFEKKARECGTDILNRVMIVDLLKDNGKVVGAWGIGLREPVIYVISAKIVVIATGGISRVFPAATCLDFNRQRHPFGTGDGIAMGIRAGAEVVRMEFFTRWAGLHHFCKPGRGTWIGVVEDSAGNALSGKKATSTRTQIDSAVESYGDIINAYRAGRGPMYMSCLNTSKEDFDYMCWALSNEGNQILLQQFKECGLDPMKTRIEYSAYEPEITGGYAPTVQGETNIPGLLAAGGEVVGSMKRSVSPGSYVFGKLVGEHAAILAKNEDNADMSIFSDLIAFQKDRLTCMRERTQGASWQEASGACQDIMSHYCCEYKYEDLLDAGLEQLARVRRRAELTLAAANQHELGRCLEAFNLMDIAEAALRTSKERKETRLDRYDPFKRVDYDTENPDMAKFLLYSIADGKPNFRWRAPHTLDD
- a CDS encoding IS5 family transposase (programmed frameshift), which codes for MKELFYLSHEQIARIKRYFPRSHGIPRVDDRRVVSGIIYVIKHGLQWKDAPREYGPYKTLYNRFIRWSRLGVFNRIFAELVEQNGSTTRLMIDTTHLKAHRTAASLLKKGAFSRCIGRTKGGLNSKLHAVCNAFGQPLAFHLSGGQVSDYKGAAVLLDTLPQARELLADRGYDADWFRHALSRKGITPCIPGRHSRKTPVVYDKEVYKQRHKIEIMFGRLKDWRRIAMRYDRCAHTFFSAICLAAIVIFYI